The sequence TTGAAAATCTATCTTTGAATAGCCAATTAAAAAGCCATATAAAACTTTTTCTTCATAATACTTAACTTTATTTTTAGTAAATAATTTTTCAAAAAGATTTAAAAAATTTTCAGAAGAAGTTTTAGCTATTTTTTTAGCTATATCTCTTAAAATTGGAGTTCTTATCCCAATTATCTCACAGTCTACAGGTACAACTATTTTAGTATTAAAATCTCTATATTCAATATCTCTTATTGAAAAAAGATAGTCCAAAAATTCTTTGTATTCTTTTTCAGTCTTAAAAGTTAAATTTTCAATTTCCATATAAACTCCCATTACCATACATTAGAAGCATGGCTTGTAAATCCAGAAGATGTTGAGAAATATTTAGCATCTATTGGCATATTATCATAAGTCATTATTTCTCCTTCTGTTTCTTCTATTGCACGAGTAGCTTCTTCATTTTCAACTTGGTTATTATATACTTGACTTTCAACAGTATCTTTTATATGGAAACCATCTTGTGCATATTTACCTTTTAAAATATCACTAACTGCATAAGTTCTAGCTGCAACAGCCTGTACTTTTAATGCTTCAACTCCAAAACTTTTTGGCATTTCACTAGGAACAACTTGTAATAAATATTTTTCAATATCTAATGTATTTATGACCCTTAAGTTTGAGCCTCTTGGAATAATAGTAATAACTCCTCTATATCTTGGAGAAGAAGTATGTCCTTTTCTTACAGGACTTAATGTTAAATATTCTCCTTTTGCATTGAAATTAAGAGGATTTTTTGTTTTAAATGTTTTTCCATTTTCAAGAGTTATGGTAGTTGCACCAGAAGTATTTCTTACATCAACTCTTTCATTTTCACCAACAGTTATATCAAAATCATCATTATATATTTGAACTTTATTTTCTGATGAAAAAATAGTAAGTCTACCGTGTTCTAAACTTCCATTAGTTGTGATTCCAACTTTAATTTCTTTATCTTTTCCTAAAACTGACTCAACAGTTGAAAGTTTTACATTTGTGTAATATCTCTTTAAAACATTTTTATAATTTTCTCCATTTTTTGTAAGAGTTCCAGCAGCAAATTGTGACATTCCAACTCCATGTCCAAATCCAGCACCATAGATGTTAATATATCTTCCTTCATCTTCAAGAGCCAGATATGCAGAAGGTAAAGATGTTACATTTGGTGTAATAGGTTTACTATTATATGCTCCTTCTTCTCCTTTTGAACCATAAAGAGCATTATTAGTTGCTAAAAGTTTTCTAATATTGAATTCTTTTGCAATTAGATATTTACTGTTACTTGTTATAACAAGCATATGAGTTATAATTCCAGATTCTCCTCTTGCAGCAACAATAATATCTTGAACTGTCCCAACATTTCTTATAGGAGTTTGTTGCCATTCACCATTTACAAGTGTTAATACATTTCTAGGGTTATTTTTATATATAGCAATTAATCTACTTCCTGCTTTACTATATAAATCAGATTTTTTAATGCTTGTTTTCCATCTCCAATAAGGTGAATTATCTCCATGTCCTCTTGAGCTTAAGTTTTTAAAGTATTTAAGAGCCTTATCTTCATTATATTCTTCAAATACTCCAAAACTTTCTTTATGATTATCATTAACAGGTACTAAATACGGAATTGCTGCACCAAAAGTATTATAAGGTAAAGGTAACCCTAATTTTTTAAATATAGTATTTTCTAGGGCAATTTTTTCTCTTTTTCCTCTTTCAGTTGTAATTGTAGTTCCTGTTTTATAATCTCCATTAGGTTTTATAGTTTTTACTTTTTTTGCTGGTTCATTTGTACATGAGATAAGTACAAGCACTGATAAAAAAATTAAAGACAGTTGTTTTTTCATTAACTCCTCCTTTATATGATTAAATTTTTATATTGTTTTCTTTTATATAATTAATTACTTGTTCTAAATTTTCTTGTGTGTCAACTCCAATTAAGCTATGAGTTGTTTCTAAAACTTTTATTTTATATCCATTTTCTAAAACTCTAAGTTGTTCCAATGATTCGATTTCTTCAAGTGGTGTTGCTAACATTTTAGAGTATTCAATCACAAAATCTCTTTTATATCCATAAATACCAATATGTTTGAAGTAAGAGATATTTCCATTTTTTCTTGGATATGGAATTACTGATCTTGAAAAATAAATTGCATAATCATTTTTATCACAGACAACTTTTACATTATTTGGATTTTTAATTTCTTCTTTATTTAATAATTTATGTTTTAGTGTTGCCATTTTTAAATCTTTATTTTCTTTAAAAGTTTCTATTAAAGAGTTTATCATTTCATATTCTATTAAAGGTTCATCACCTTGAATATTTATGATAGTGTCATATTCTGTCATCTTCTCACATACTTCTGCAATTCTTGAAGTACCATTAGTATGATTTTTACTTGTCATTATGGCTTGACCCCCAAAATTTATAACTTCATTATAAATTCTTTCATCATCTGTTGCTACAATTAAAGAATCAAGATTTGATTTTTTGGCTCTTTTATATACCCACTCTATCATAGTATGTCCTTCAATCATTTTCAAAGGTTTACCTTCAAGTCTAGTTGAAGAATATCTAGCAGGAATTATTCCTAAAAATTTCATTTTTCACCTCAATTTTTAAACTTAGTTTTACATAAATAGTAAAATTT is a genomic window of Fusobacterium nucleatum containing:
- a CDS encoding SpoIID/LytB domain-containing protein translates to MKKQLSLIFLSVLVLISCTNEPAKKVKTIKPNGDYKTGTTITTERGKREKIALENTIFKKLGLPLPYNTFGAAIPYLVPVNDNHKESFGVFEEYNEDKALKYFKNLSSRGHGDNSPYWRWKTSIKKSDLYSKAGSRLIAIYKNNPRNVLTLVNGEWQQTPIRNVGTVQDIIVAARGESGIITHMLVITSNSKYLIAKEFNIRKLLATNNALYGSKGEEGAYNSKPITPNVTSLPSAYLALEDEGRYINIYGAGFGHGVGMSQFAAGTLTKNGENYKNVLKRYYTNVKLSTVESVLGKDKEIKVGITTNGSLEHGRLTIFSSENKVQIYNDDFDITVGENERVDVRNTSGATTITLENGKTFKTKNPLNFNAKGEYLTLSPVRKGHTSSPRYRGVITIIPRGSNLRVINTLDIEKYLLQVVPSEMPKSFGVEALKVQAVAARTYAVSDILKGKYAQDGFHIKDTVESQVYNNQVENEEATRAIEETEGEIMTYDNMPIDAKYFSTSSGFTSHASNVW
- the kdsB gene encoding 3-deoxy-manno-octulosonate cytidylyltransferase; the protein is MKFLGIIPARYSSTRLEGKPLKMIEGHTMIEWVYKRAKKSNLDSLIVATDDERIYNEVINFGGQAIMTSKNHTNGTSRIAEVCEKMTEYDTIINIQGDEPLIEYEMINSLIETFKENKDLKMATLKHKLLNKEEIKNPNNVKVVCDKNDYAIYFSRSVIPYPRKNGNISYFKHIGIYGYKRDFVIEYSKMLATPLEEIESLEQLRVLENGYKIKVLETTHSLIGVDTQENLEQVINYIKENNIKI